One Candidatus Polarisedimenticolia bacterium genomic region harbors:
- a CDS encoding DNA-formamidopyrimidine glycosylase family protein — protein sequence MPELPDVVVYVEALRERTLGRRLLAVRLRSPFLLRSVDPPLRRAEGRTVVGLRRIGKRIAVELDGGLFLVLHLMIAGRLHWKAAGAKIPGRIGLAAFDFDAGTLLLTEAGPKKRASLHVVQGEGPLRSFGRGGLEILDADLQAFRAGLGAESHTLKRALTDPRLFSGIGNAYSDEILHRARLSPMRLTRRMKDDETARLFDACRGVLSEWTDRLRRERGPGFPGKVTAFRDGMAVHGRFGKPCPQCRTPIQRIVYADNECNYCPRCQTEGRILADRALSRLLRDDWPRTIEELEAGPGEDGSPP from the coding sequence ATGCCCGAGCTGCCCGATGTCGTGGTCTACGTCGAGGCCCTGCGCGAGCGGACCCTCGGTCGCCGGCTTCTGGCGGTGCGGCTCAGGAGCCCGTTCCTCCTGCGCAGCGTCGATCCGCCTCTGCGGCGTGCCGAGGGGCGCACCGTCGTCGGGCTGCGCCGCATCGGCAAGCGGATCGCCGTGGAGCTCGACGGGGGCCTGTTCCTCGTCCTCCACCTGATGATCGCGGGGCGGCTGCACTGGAAAGCGGCCGGCGCGAAGATCCCCGGCCGGATCGGCCTGGCGGCCTTCGATTTCGACGCCGGGACGCTGCTTCTCACCGAGGCCGGCCCGAAGAAGCGCGCTTCGCTCCACGTCGTTCAGGGCGAGGGCCCGTTGCGGTCCTTCGGGCGCGGCGGACTCGAGATCCTGGACGCGGATCTCCAGGCCTTCCGCGCGGGACTTGGCGCCGAGAGCCACACGCTCAAGCGGGCGCTCACCGATCCGCGGCTGTTCAGCGGCATCGGAAACGCCTACTCGGACGAGATCCTCCATCGGGCCCGCCTGTCGCCGATGCGGCTCACGCGGCGCATGAAGGACGACGAGACGGCGCGGCTGTTCGACGCCTGCCGCGGCGTCCTTTCCGAGTGGACCGATCGGCTCCGGCGCGAGCGCGGCCCGGGGTTCCCCGGAAAGGTGACCGCGTTCCGCGACGGGATGGCGGTCCATGGGCGGTTCGGCAAGCCGTGCCCGCAATGCCGCACCCCCATCCAGCGCATCGTCTACGCCGACAACGAGTGCAACTACTGCCCGCGCTGCCAGACGGAGGGGAGGATCCTGGCCGACCGCGCCCTGTCCCGGCTGCTCCGGGACGACTGGCCCAGGACCATCGAGGAGCTCGAGGCGGGGCCGGGGGAAGACGGCTCCCCACCCTAG
- a CDS encoding long-chain fatty acid--CoA ligase, whose translation MPRGRCAAVDIHTLCDILTRLQSGPRKPDLLRYKSQGAWKDISTDEFATTVRSLLRGLESLGVRRGDRVAILSENRPEWTIFDHAALNLGAVIVPIYPTLLTDQIRFILENSQSGVLFVSTGAQMAKVLPVLGSLPVLKRLVVLDPPAQGLPPQATSWSALRRDGEALDRADPGRFDAARGAVGPGDLASILYTSGTTGAPKGVMLTHANFASNVNATLAVIPFTSQDVALSLLPLTHVFERMVEFVYLTAGATIAYAESIEAAPQNIPEIRPTVVAGVPRMFEKIHARIMAAVRASSPARRLIFGLALKVGRARARARLDGRTAPLPIRLLHPVTDRLVFAKVREKLGGRLRFFVSGSAPLAVEIAEFFHAAGIRILEGYGLTETSPVVAVNTLDRARLGTVGPIVPGVEVTIAPDGEILVRGPNVMKGYFRNEEATAEAIRDGWFATGDIGLLDDSGFLRITDRKKEVLKTSGGKMVAPQPLENLLKTDPFITQAVLIGDRRRFISALIVPNPELLESYALRKQIPLTRVEDLIRHPQVIDLFRRRVEAKMAGLPSYETVKKFRLLPKDLTQDAGELTPTLKVKRRVIEQKFADLIESMYAE comes from the coding sequence TTGCCTCGGGGAAGATGCGCCGCGGTGGACATCCACACCCTCTGCGACATCCTGACGCGCCTCCAGTCCGGCCCCCGCAAGCCGGACCTGCTTCGCTACAAGTCGCAGGGCGCCTGGAAGGACATCTCGACCGACGAGTTCGCGACGACTGTGCGGTCGCTTCTGCGCGGTCTCGAATCGCTCGGCGTCCGCCGTGGCGATCGGGTCGCGATCCTGTCGGAGAACCGGCCGGAGTGGACGATCTTCGACCACGCGGCCCTGAACCTCGGAGCGGTGATCGTGCCCATCTATCCGACGCTCCTGACGGACCAGATCCGGTTCATCCTCGAGAACAGCCAGTCAGGGGTCCTGTTCGTCTCGACGGGGGCCCAGATGGCCAAGGTCCTCCCGGTCCTCGGATCCCTGCCTGTCCTGAAGCGCCTGGTGGTCCTCGATCCTCCCGCTCAGGGCCTGCCGCCCCAGGCCACATCGTGGTCCGCGCTGCGGCGCGACGGCGAGGCCCTCGACCGAGCCGACCCGGGCCGCTTCGATGCGGCCCGCGGGGCGGTCGGGCCCGGCGACCTGGCCAGCATCCTGTACACGTCCGGCACGACCGGCGCGCCCAAGGGCGTCATGCTCACGCACGCGAATTTCGCCTCGAACGTCAACGCCACGCTGGCGGTCATCCCGTTCACGTCGCAGGACGTGGCCCTGTCGCTCCTGCCTCTGACGCACGTCTTCGAGCGGATGGTCGAGTTCGTCTACCTGACGGCGGGGGCGACGATCGCCTACGCCGAGTCGATCGAGGCGGCGCCGCAGAACATCCCGGAGATCCGCCCGACGGTCGTGGCCGGCGTGCCGCGGATGTTCGAGAAGATCCACGCGCGCATCATGGCGGCGGTGCGCGCCTCGTCCCCGGCGCGCCGCCTGATCTTCGGCCTGGCGCTCAAGGTCGGGAGGGCCCGGGCTCGCGCCCGGCTGGACGGGCGCACCGCGCCGCTGCCGATCCGCCTTCTCCATCCCGTCACCGATCGTCTGGTGTTCGCGAAGGTGCGGGAGAAGCTGGGGGGACGGCTGCGGTTCTTCGTCTCCGGCAGCGCGCCCCTGGCGGTCGAGATCGCGGAGTTCTTCCACGCCGCCGGCATCCGCATTCTCGAGGGATACGGCCTGACCGAGACCTCCCCGGTCGTCGCGGTCAACACCCTCGACCGGGCGCGCCTCGGCACCGTCGGCCCGATCGTCCCGGGAGTCGAGGTGACGATCGCCCCGGACGGCGAGATCCTGGTGCGCGGCCCGAACGTCATGAAGGGGTACTTCCGGAACGAGGAGGCGACCGCCGAGGCGATCCGGGACGGCTGGTTCGCGACGGGCGACATCGGCCTGCTGGACGACAGCGGCTTCCTGAGAATCACCGATCGCAAGAAGGAGGTCCTGAAGACATCGGGCGGCAAGATGGTGGCCCCGCAGCCGCTGGAAAACCTGCTCAAGACCGATCCCTTCATCACCCAGGCCGTGCTGATCGGCGATCGGCGCCGTTTCATCTCGGCGCTCATCGTCCCCAACCCGGAACTCCTGGAATCCTATGCGCTGCGCAAGCAGATCCCCCTGACGCGAGTCGAGGACCTCATCCGGCATCCCCAGGTGATCGACCTGTTCCGCCGCCGCGTCGAGGCGAAGATGGCGGGGCTGCCGTCCTACGAGACGGTCAAGAAATTCCGCCTGTTGCCGAAGGACCTGACGCAGGATGCGGGGGAGCTGACCCCGACCCTCAAGGTCAAGCGGCGCGTCATCGAACAGAAATTCGCCGACCTGATCGAGTCGATGTACGCGGAATAG
- a CDS encoding D-aminoacylase: MRLVRRCCPVLLVLLFVSFLASPGMAGPGSSGDAPAVETRVTVIKGATVMDGTGSRGRRANVRIEGDRIVDVGKAAPPPGAIVVDGARLALAPGFIDTHSHGDDQIFDHGDALAVTSQGITTLVVGQDGGSYFPLARFFRRLERHPAAVNVASYAGHGTLRERVMGDDFRRHATDAEVGSMKRLLEKEMRAGAIGLSSGLEYDPGIYSAPEEVIELARVAAAHGGRYISHIRSEDRYFWKAIDEIIEIGRVARLPVQISHTKLAMLKWWGQADKLIARLERARAQGVNITGDMYPYLYWESTLTVLFPERDFEDRAAAALVLKEISRPDGLLLTQFDPEPSYAGKTVAAIARMRRSDPVTTLIDLIRMSEAMRKETGRGAESVIGTSMQEPDVERLMAWRWMNFCTDGYLEGPHPRGFGSFPRILGRYARGRKVMTIEEAVRKASALAAANMGFTDRGLIKPGLRADLVLFDPKTVIDRATPAEPHALSAGIDKVWVNGVLVFADGKATGARPGRVLRRGGSQDGG; this comes from the coding sequence ATGCGACTGGTCCGCCGGTGTTGTCCCGTTCTCCTCGTCCTGCTGTTCGTCTCCTTCCTTGCTTCGCCAGGCATGGCGGGACCCGGCTCCTCCGGGGACGCGCCCGCCGTGGAGACCCGCGTCACGGTCATCAAGGGGGCGACGGTCATGGACGGCACCGGCTCCCGGGGGCGCAGGGCGAACGTCCGGATCGAAGGGGACCGGATCGTCGATGTGGGCAAGGCGGCGCCGCCGCCGGGGGCCATCGTCGTGGATGGCGCGCGGCTGGCGCTGGCCCCGGGGTTCATCGACACGCACAGCCACGGGGACGACCAGATCTTCGATCACGGCGACGCCCTGGCGGTCACCAGCCAGGGGATCACCACCCTGGTCGTCGGCCAGGACGGCGGATCGTACTTTCCGCTGGCGCGGTTCTTCCGGAGGCTCGAGCGTCACCCGGCGGCCGTCAACGTGGCGTCCTACGCCGGCCACGGGACGCTGCGCGAGCGCGTGATGGGGGACGATTTCCGCCGGCACGCCACCGACGCGGAGGTCGGCTCGATGAAGCGGCTGCTCGAGAAGGAGATGCGCGCCGGGGCGATCGGCCTGTCCTCGGGCCTGGAGTACGATCCGGGGATCTACTCCGCGCCCGAGGAGGTGATCGAGCTCGCCCGCGTCGCCGCCGCGCACGGCGGCCGCTACATCAGCCACATCCGCAGCGAGGACCGGTACTTCTGGAAAGCTATCGACGAGATCATCGAGATTGGCCGCGTCGCGCGGCTGCCGGTCCAGATCTCCCACACCAAGCTGGCGATGCTCAAGTGGTGGGGCCAGGCGGACAAGCTGATCGCCCGCCTCGAGCGGGCCCGCGCCCAGGGCGTGAACATCACGGGCGACATGTATCCCTACCTCTACTGGGAATCGACGCTGACCGTGCTCTTCCCCGAGCGCGACTTCGAGGATCGCGCGGCCGCGGCCCTCGTGCTCAAGGAGATCTCCCGGCCGGACGGGCTCCTGCTGACCCAGTTCGACCCGGAGCCGTCCTACGCCGGGAAGACCGTCGCCGCCATCGCCAGGATGCGCCGGAGCGATCCGGTGACGACCCTCATCGACCTGATCCGGATGTCGGAGGCCATGCGGAAAGAGACCGGCCGCGGGGCCGAGAGCGTGATCGGCACGAGCATGCAGGAGCCGGACGTCGAGCGGCTGATGGCCTGGCGCTGGATGAACTTCTGCACCGACGGCTACCTGGAAGGGCCGCACCCGCGCGGGTTCGGCAGTTTCCCGCGCATCCTGGGGCGCTACGCGCGCGGCCGGAAGGTGATGACCATCGAGGAGGCGGTGCGCAAGGCCTCGGCCCTGGCCGCGGCGAACATGGGGTTCACCGATCGCGGCCTGATCAAGCCCGGCCTGCGCGCCGATCTCGTCCTGTTCGACCCGAAGACCGTGATCGACAGGGCCACACCCGCCGAGCCGCACGCCCTCTCGGCGGGCATCGACAAGGTCTGGGTCAACGGCGTCCTGGTGTTTGCCGACGGGAAGGCGACCGGCGCGCGCCCCGGGCGCGTGCTGCGGCGGGGCGGTTCGCAGGACGGCGGTTAG
- a CDS encoding EamA family transporter codes for MALGAALLFGASAPFSKLLLRDTGPMTLAGLLYVGAGLGLVSRLPWRRDRAGGTPRVLETALKKADLPLLMAAILCGSILGPSLMMLGLQRLSAVTGSLLLNLEPPLTILIAVLWFREHIGWRQAVAAGLIVLGEVIVGYGAGGMRTEWVGVVAIALACAAWAVDTNLNQRLSLRDPVALGALKGLSGGILMLLVAGLAGEPLPGARPAAWALLLGVVSYGASILLFFRALRELGAARVAAYFATAPFAGALVSAPVLGERLGGADLAAMAIMGLGLGLMLRETHDHEHTHEEMEHDHAHVHDEHHRHDHDPETAGAARHAHPHRHAPLTHSHPHAPDLHHRHPHD; via the coding sequence ATGGCGCTCGGCGCCGCCCTGCTGTTCGGGGCGAGCGCGCCGTTCTCCAAGCTCCTGCTTCGGGACACCGGTCCCATGACCCTCGCGGGCCTGCTCTACGTCGGCGCGGGGCTCGGGCTGGTCTCCCGCCTCCCCTGGCGGCGGGATCGCGCCGGCGGGACGCCGCGGGTCCTCGAGACGGCCCTCAAGAAGGCCGACCTGCCGCTGCTCATGGCCGCCATCCTGTGCGGGTCGATTCTCGGACCGTCCCTCATGATGCTGGGCCTCCAGAGATTGTCGGCGGTCACCGGGTCGCTCCTGCTGAACCTCGAGCCGCCGCTGACGATCCTGATCGCCGTCCTCTGGTTCCGCGAGCACATCGGCTGGCGCCAGGCGGTCGCGGCGGGGTTGATCGTCCTCGGTGAGGTGATCGTCGGCTACGGCGCGGGAGGGATGCGGACCGAGTGGGTGGGTGTCGTGGCGATCGCGCTCGCCTGCGCGGCGTGGGCGGTCGACACCAATCTGAACCAGCGGCTGTCGCTGCGCGACCCGGTCGCCCTCGGCGCCCTCAAGGGGCTGAGCGGCGGCATCCTGATGCTGCTCGTCGCCGGTCTCGCGGGGGAGCCGCTGCCGGGGGCGCGGCCGGCGGCCTGGGCGCTCCTCCTCGGCGTCGTGTCGTACGGCGCCAGCATCCTCCTGTTCTTCCGCGCCCTGCGCGAGCTCGGGGCGGCGCGCGTGGCCGCCTACTTCGCCACCGCGCCGTTCGCGGGCGCCCTGGTGTCGGCCCCGGTCCTCGGCGAGCGCCTCGGCGGCGCCGATCTCGCGGCAATGGCGATCATGGGCCTGGGGCTGGGGCTGATGCTGCGGGAAACACACGATCACGAGCACACGCACGAGGAGATGGAACACGATCACGCCCACGTGCACGACGAGCACCACCGGCACGACCACGACCCGGAGACGGCCGGCGCCGCGCGTCACGCCCACCCGCACCGGCACGCTCCCCTGACGCACTCCCACCCGCACGCGCCGGACCTGCACCACAGGCACCCGCACGACTAG